One Streptomyces sp. R28 DNA window includes the following coding sequences:
- the bioB gene encoding biotin synthase BioB — translation MDLLNTLVDKGLRRELPTREEALAVLATSDDDLLDVVAAAGKVRRQWFGRRVKLNYLVNLKSGLCPEDCSYCSQRLGSTAGILKYTWLKPDEASQAAAAGLAGGAKRVCLVASGRGPTDRDVDRVSDTIKAIKDQNEGVEVCACLGLLSDGQAERLREAGADAYNHNLNTSEATYGEITSTHTYADRVDTVNKAHAAGLSACSGLIAGMGESDEDLVDVVYSLRELDPDSVPVNFLIPVEGTPLAKEWNLTPQRCLRILAMVRFVCPDVEVRIAGGREVHLRTMQPLALHLANSIFLGDYLTTEGQAGKADLEMIADAGFEVEGADQVTLPEHRATAGGGCGAHADAGCGAHGDAGCGSHESAGCGSHDGGGVCGTPAAVPANEPRTDLVAVRRRGTGTDLAPNA, via the coding sequence ATGGACCTGCTGAACACGCTGGTGGACAAGGGGCTTCGGCGCGAGCTGCCGACCCGCGAGGAAGCCTTGGCCGTCCTCGCCACTTCCGACGACGACCTGCTCGATGTGGTGGCCGCGGCCGGCAAGGTACGCCGGCAGTGGTTCGGCCGACGGGTGAAACTCAACTATCTCGTCAACCTCAAGTCGGGCCTGTGCCCGGAGGACTGCTCCTACTGTTCCCAGCGGCTCGGCTCCACCGCCGGCATCCTGAAATACACCTGGCTCAAGCCGGACGAGGCGTCGCAGGCCGCGGCCGCCGGTTTGGCGGGTGGCGCCAAGCGGGTCTGTCTGGTGGCGTCCGGGCGCGGCCCGACCGACCGTGACGTGGACCGGGTCTCCGACACGATCAAGGCGATCAAGGACCAGAACGAGGGCGTCGAGGTGTGCGCCTGTCTCGGCCTGCTCTCCGACGGCCAGGCGGAGCGGCTGCGCGAGGCCGGCGCCGACGCGTACAACCACAACCTCAACACATCCGAGGCCACCTACGGTGAGATCACGAGCACGCACACCTACGCCGACCGTGTCGACACCGTGAACAAGGCGCACGCGGCCGGTCTGTCCGCCTGCTCCGGCCTGATCGCCGGCATGGGCGAGAGCGACGAGGACCTGGTCGACGTCGTCTACTCGCTGCGCGAGCTGGACCCTGACTCGGTGCCGGTCAACTTCCTGATCCCGGTCGAGGGCACCCCGCTGGCCAAGGAGTGGAACCTCACCCCGCAGCGCTGTCTGCGGATCCTGGCGATGGTCCGCTTCGTCTGCCCGGACGTCGAGGTCCGCATCGCGGGCGGCCGCGAGGTCCATCTGCGCACGATGCAGCCCCTCGCCCTGCACCTGGCCAACTCGATCTTCCTCGGCGACTACCTGACCACCGAGGGCCAGGCCGGCAAGGCCGACCTGGAGATGATCGCGGACGCCGGGTTCGAGGTGGAGGGCGCCGACCAGGTGACACTGCCGGAGCACCGGGCGACGGCCGGGGGCGGCTGCGGTGCACACGCGGACGCCGGCTGCGGTGCGCATGGGGACGCGGGCTGCGGGTCGCACGAGAGCGCCGGGTGCGGGTCGCACGACGGTGGCGGTGTGTGCGGTACGCCGGCCGCCGTGCCGGCCAACGAGCCTCGTACGGACCTGGTCGCCGTACGCCGTCGAGGCACCGGAACGGACCTCGCGCCCAATGCCTGA
- a CDS encoding adenosylmethionine--8-amino-7-oxononanoate transaminase — translation MPDLSVPELLELDRRHVWHPYGPMPGRVDPLVVESASGVRLRPADGSGELVDGMSSWWSAIHGYNHPVLNEAAREQLGRMSHVMFGGLTHEPAVRLAKLLVDMSPDGLEHVFLADSGSVSVEVAVKMCLQYWRSLGRPGKQRLLTWRGGYHGDTWQPMSVCDPEGGMHELWTGVLQRQVFADPPPAEYEESYADQLRSLIERHADELAAVIVEPVVQGAGGMRFHSPAYLRVLREACDAHDVLLVFDEIATGFGRTGALFAAEHAAVTPDVMCVGKALTGGYLTMAATLCTSRVADGISRGDVPVLAHGPTFMGNPLAAAVACASIELLLGQDWSAEVKRIEAGLREGLAPAADIPGVKDVRVLGAIGVVQLDHDVDMQAATAAAVREGVWLRPFRDLVYTMPPYVTGDADIARIARAVCAAAREG, via the coding sequence ATGCCTGACCTGTCCGTGCCGGAGCTGCTGGAGCTCGACCGGCGGCACGTCTGGCATCCGTACGGACCGATGCCGGGCCGTGTCGACCCACTCGTCGTGGAGTCGGCGAGCGGGGTGCGGCTGCGTCCGGCGGACGGCTCGGGCGAGTTGGTCGACGGCATGTCGTCCTGGTGGTCGGCGATCCACGGCTACAACCACCCGGTGCTCAACGAGGCCGCGCGCGAGCAGCTCGGCCGGATGAGCCACGTGATGTTCGGCGGGCTCACGCACGAGCCCGCCGTACGGCTGGCGAAGCTCCTTGTCGACATGTCACCCGACGGCCTGGAGCATGTGTTCCTCGCCGACTCCGGGTCGGTGTCGGTCGAGGTCGCGGTCAAGATGTGCCTGCAGTACTGGCGTTCGCTGGGCCGCCCCGGCAAGCAGCGGCTGCTGACCTGGCGCGGCGGCTACCACGGCGACACCTGGCAGCCGATGTCGGTGTGCGACCCCGAGGGCGGGATGCACGAGCTGTGGACCGGCGTACTCCAGCGCCAGGTGTTCGCGGACCCGCCGCCGGCGGAGTACGAGGAGTCGTACGCCGACCAGCTGCGTTCGCTGATCGAGCGGCACGCCGACGAACTGGCGGCCGTGATCGTCGAGCCGGTCGTGCAGGGCGCGGGCGGGATGCGGTTCCACTCCCCCGCCTATCTGAGGGTGCTGCGGGAGGCGTGCGACGCGCACGACGTGCTGCTGGTGTTCGACGAGATCGCGACCGGCTTCGGGCGCACGGGCGCGCTGTTCGCGGCGGAGCACGCGGCCGTGACGCCGGACGTGATGTGTGTGGGCAAGGCGCTGACCGGCGGCTACCTGACGATGGCCGCCACCCTGTGCACCTCGCGGGTGGCCGACGGCATCTCGCGGGGCGATGTGCCGGTGCTGGCTCACGGGCCGACCTTCATGGGCAATCCGCTGGCGGCCGCGGTCGCCTGCGCCTCGATCGAGCTGCTGCTCGGCCAGGACTGGTCGGCCGAGGTCAAGCGGATCGAGGCGGGGTTGCGGGAGGGGCTGGCCCCGGCAGCGGACATTCCGGGCGTGAAGGACGTACGGGTCCTCGGAGCCATCGGGGTCGTCCAGCTGGACCACGACGTGGACATGCAGGCGGCCACCGCGGCGGCCGTGCGCGAGGGCGTGTGGTTGCGGCCGTTCCGCGACCTCGTCTACACGATGCCGCCGTACGTCACAGGTGACGCGGACATCGCACGGATCGCCCGCGCGGTGTGCGCGGCAGCGCGGGAGGGCTGA
- the bioD gene encoding dethiobiotin synthase, with product MPVLVITGTGTEVGKTVTTAAVAAAAVAAGRSVAVLKAAQTGVTADERGDAAEVARLAGTVTIAEVARYPEPLAPATAARRVGLPPVRPHEIAEAAAKLAAEHDLVLVEGAGGLLVRFDEAGGTLADAAELMAAPVLVVASAGLGTLNTTELTARELRGRRLDLLGVVIGSWPEAPDLASRCNVADLPDVAAAPLLGAVPAGAGSLAPADFRVAAPGWLAPRLFGTWDAEGFRGRAAP from the coding sequence ATGCCGGTACTGGTGATCACGGGCACGGGCACGGAGGTCGGCAAGACGGTCACGACGGCCGCGGTCGCCGCGGCGGCGGTGGCCGCGGGCCGGTCGGTGGCGGTGCTCAAGGCCGCGCAGACGGGCGTGACGGCGGACGAACGTGGCGACGCGGCGGAGGTCGCGCGGCTCGCGGGCACGGTGACGATCGCGGAAGTCGCGCGCTATCCCGAGCCGTTGGCCCCGGCGACGGCCGCGCGCCGGGTCGGCCTTCCTCCGGTCCGGCCGCACGAGATCGCCGAGGCCGCCGCCAAACTGGCCGCCGAGCACGACCTGGTGCTGGTGGAAGGGGCGGGCGGTCTGCTCGTCCGCTTCGACGAGGCGGGCGGCACGCTCGCGGACGCGGCCGAGCTGATGGCGGCGCCGGTCCTGGTGGTGGCGTCGGCAGGCCTGGGCACGCTGAACACGACGGAGCTGACGGCGCGTGAACTGCGCGGTCGGCGGCTGGACCTGCTGGGCGTGGTGATCGGCAGCTGGCCCGAGGCACCTGATCTGGCGTCGCGTTGCAATGTGGCGGATCTGCCGGACGTGGCGGCGGCGCCGCTGCTGGGTGCGGTACCGGCCGGTGCGGGGTCGCTCGCGCCCGCCGACTTCCGTGTCGCGGCGCCGGGTTGGCTGGCACCTCGGTTGTTCGGAACCTGGGACGCGGAGGGTTTTCGGGGGCGGGCGGCGCCCTGA
- a CDS encoding LuxR C-terminal-related transcriptional regulator produces MTPVNPPPLDRTSPPRLTGQWRQPSAALPEGVRVRVLRAVHGDVCAAAELVARLTDRQAAGVDPLPTEPAELAPTLLRERRAETRALPDDTRLLLLLAAADQYPVPTDAFLRAVMAARLDTRPLDAAEAAGVAHAGAGGVVFRDAWTRIAAYETGSPADRRDVHRLLARVLSGEGETPWRSWHRGAGALGPSGRLAAELGAAADRAGGAGRLSLARALAERAAELCPDPSGQARLVARAAAYAWQSGDGDRARRLAATAGAFDDALTGVLALRAGNASEAFDALLTAATPRPSARTAPGPATTPVGKVPEPSADLAAPASVRSYAATLTPVSAPAASATAVAPTRTSTPTPTPDQAAHLLARATEAAVYTGDIRRLREAARVADRLGVVPPGTLSGLVAAFDGRYEDARDLLKGAAGRCEPGGDPTVLIHAGIAELLLGDHTRAATATVRAAASARARGTPVSVPQAMEFRVYADFWTGRPRAGEAAATDALWQAHAAGQDNGACHLQAALAMFAALTGDADVCRERAATARSYALARGLGLPAALAQWALAFLDLSSGNFAAAAARLRALAGFGPGHGHRAVRHLATPHYVEAAVRTGDTRVARVAHADYHRWASTVRSPDDLALSARCRALLAPGEEAVDHYRTALDLHSHGTRDFERARTELLFGSALRRLRHRTEARDRLHSALEAFDSFGAPHCADQARTELRALGAPASTAAQATGHPRARLTAQQLLVARMAAEGATNREIAARLALSPRTIDHHLRGVFTRLGIRSRIELVRLIAESDEGAAG; encoded by the coding sequence GTGACTCCGGTGAACCCCCCGCCTCTTGACCGCACTTCGCCACCGCGGCTCACAGGCCAGTGGCGCCAGCCGTCCGCCGCCCTGCCCGAGGGCGTCCGCGTACGGGTGCTGCGTGCTGTGCACGGCGATGTGTGCGCCGCCGCCGAACTGGTTGCGCGCCTGACCGACCGCCAGGCGGCGGGCGTCGACCCGCTCCCGACGGAACCGGCGGAGCTGGCCCCGACCTTGCTGCGCGAACGCCGGGCGGAGACGAGGGCGTTGCCGGACGACACACGCCTCCTGCTGCTCCTCGCCGCGGCCGACCAGTACCCGGTCCCCACCGACGCCTTCCTGCGCGCCGTCATGGCCGCCCGCCTCGACACCCGGCCCCTGGACGCCGCCGAGGCGGCCGGCGTCGCGCACGCCGGAGCGGGCGGAGTGGTCTTCCGCGACGCGTGGACGCGGATCGCGGCCTACGAGACCGGCTCCCCGGCCGACCGCCGTGACGTCCACCGCCTGCTGGCCCGGGTGCTGAGCGGCGAGGGGGAGACGCCGTGGCGTTCCTGGCACCGGGGCGCGGGGGCGCTCGGCCCCAGCGGGCGGCTGGCGGCGGAACTCGGCGCCGCCGCGGACAGGGCGGGTGGCGCGGGCCGGTTGTCCTTGGCACGTGCGCTGGCGGAACGGGCGGCGGAGCTGTGCCCCGACCCGTCCGGGCAGGCCCGCCTGGTCGCCCGGGCTGCCGCCTACGCCTGGCAGTCGGGCGACGGGGACCGGGCGCGCAGGCTGGCGGCCACCGCCGGCGCCTTTGACGACGCTCTGACCGGGGTGCTCGCCCTGCGGGCGGGGAACGCGTCGGAGGCGTTCGACGCGTTGCTGACGGCGGCGACCCCCCGGCCCTCGGCGCGCACCGCTCCCGGGCCCGCGACGACGCCCGTCGGCAAGGTTCCCGAACCGTCGGCCGACCTCGCCGCCCCAGCCTCGGTGCGGTCGTATGCCGCCACCCTCACGCCGGTCTCCGCCCCCGCCGCGTCAGCCACAGCCGTCGCCCCCACCCGCACATCCACCCCCACCCCCACGCCCGACCAGGCGGCCCACCTCCTCGCCCGAGCCACCGAAGCCGCCGTCTACACCGGAGACATACGACGCCTGCGAGAGGCCGCCCGCGTCGCCGATCGGCTCGGCGTCGTGCCGCCGGGCACGCTGAGCGGGCTCGTGGCCGCCTTCGACGGGCGGTACGAGGATGCGCGCGACCTGCTGAAGGGAGCGGCCGGGCGGTGCGAGCCGGGGGGTGACCCCACCGTCCTCATCCACGCCGGGATCGCCGAGCTGCTCCTCGGCGACCACACCCGCGCGGCCACGGCGACCGTCCGCGCGGCCGCCTCCGCCCGGGCCAGGGGCACACCGGTGAGCGTGCCGCAGGCGATGGAGTTCCGGGTGTACGCCGACTTCTGGACCGGGCGTCCCAGAGCCGGCGAGGCCGCTGCGACAGACGCCCTGTGGCAGGCCCACGCCGCAGGTCAGGACAACGGCGCCTGTCATCTGCAGGCCGCCCTAGCCATGTTCGCCGCGCTCACCGGAGACGCGGACGTCTGCCGGGAACGTGCCGCGACCGCACGGTCGTACGCCCTCGCCCGTGGCCTGGGCCTGCCCGCCGCCCTCGCCCAGTGGGCCCTCGCCTTCCTCGACCTGAGCAGCGGCAACTTCGCCGCCGCGGCCGCCCGACTGCGCGCCCTGGCCGGATTCGGCCCCGGACACGGCCACCGGGCCGTCCGTCACCTGGCCACCCCGCACTACGTCGAGGCCGCCGTCCGCACCGGCGACACCCGGGTCGCCCGCGTCGCGCACGCCGACTACCACCGCTGGGCGAGCACCGTGCGCAGCCCCGACGACCTGGCCCTCAGCGCCCGCTGCCGCGCCCTGCTCGCACCCGGGGAGGAGGCGGTGGACCACTACCGCACAGCCCTCGACCTGCACTCCCACGGCACCCGCGACTTCGAACGCGCCCGCACAGAGCTGCTGTTCGGCAGCGCCCTGCGCCGGCTCCGCCACCGTACGGAGGCACGCGACCGCCTGCACAGCGCCCTGGAGGCGTTCGACTCCTTCGGCGCTCCGCACTGCGCGGACCAGGCCCGCACCGAGCTGCGCGCCCTCGGCGCCCCCGCCTCGACGGCCGCCCAGGCGACGGGACACCCCAGGGCCCGCCTCACGGCCCAGCAACTCCTGGTGGCCCGGATGGCTGCCGAGGGGGCGACCAACCGCGAGATCGCCGCCCGCCTCGCCCTCAGCCCCCGCACGATCGACCACCACCTGCGAGGCGTCTTCACCCGCCTGGGAATCCGCTCCCGCATCGAACTGGTGCGGCTCATCGCCGAGAGCGACGAAGGCGCGGCCGGCTAG
- a CDS encoding esterase/lipase family protein: MQRHKRRIATALTALTSSLLLSLSLSPTPAHAATHDPVVFVHGLSSSASSWDDWVGYFKADGYTSAELDAWSYDWTKSNATTAQQLSTEIKNVLARTGASKVDLVVHSMGALNSRYYLKNLGGTSYVDDFVSTAGVNHGTSTASWCAWLYASCSEMNTGSSFLSALNSGDETPGSVSYASYWSNCDDALTPDTTAILSGATNVEVGCVSHTDMNNDHGVYEQVRDFIG, translated from the coding sequence ATGCAGCGCCACAAGCGTCGCATCGCCACGGCCCTCACGGCCTTGACCTCTTCGCTCCTTCTGTCACTGTCCCTCTCCCCCACACCCGCGCACGCCGCCACCCACGACCCCGTCGTCTTCGTGCACGGCCTGAGCAGCTCGGCAAGCAGCTGGGACGACTGGGTCGGCTACTTCAAGGCCGACGGCTACACCTCCGCCGAGCTGGACGCCTGGTCGTACGACTGGACCAAGTCGAACGCCACCACGGCCCAGCAACTCTCGACCGAGATCAAGAACGTGCTCGCCCGGACCGGCGCCTCGAAGGTGGACCTCGTCGTCCACTCCATGGGCGCTCTCAACTCCCGCTACTACCTCAAGAACCTCGGCGGGACGTCGTACGTGGACGACTTCGTCTCGACGGCCGGGGTGAACCACGGCACCTCCACCGCCTCGTGGTGTGCGTGGCTGTACGCCTCCTGCTCCGAGATGAACACCGGCAGCTCGTTCCTGAGCGCCCTGAACTCCGGCGACGAGACCCCGGGCAGCGTGTCGTACGCCAGCTACTGGTCGAACTGCGACGACGCGCTCACCCCTGACACCACCGCGATCCTCAGCGGCGCGACGAACGTCGAGGTCGGGTGCGTCTCGCACACCGACATGAACAACGACCACGGCGTGTACGAGCAGGTCAGGGACTTCATCGGCTGA
- a CDS encoding class I SAM-dependent methyltransferase yields MALRSAGSGKVSRDAVHHPLFARCYARISVNAETRMGMGDIRDRLLTGLSGRVIEIGAGNGLNFAHYPSAVSEVVAIEPERLLRKLAVESALRAGVPVDVVPGAAEALPVKSEAFDAVVLSLVLCSVRDVPRALGEVRRVLRPGGVVRFFEHGRGGGRAMLLTQRALDRTVWPLVSGGCHVSRDPVAALREAGFELGPHRRVMMPEKGPVLPSSYCVLGTAWRPAEEQPG; encoded by the coding sequence ATGGCCCTACGGTCCGCCGGCTCCGGCAAGGTGTCACGGGATGCCGTGCACCACCCGCTGTTCGCCCGCTGCTACGCCCGGATCAGTGTCAACGCCGAGACGCGGATGGGCATGGGCGACATCCGCGACCGGCTGCTGACCGGGCTGTCCGGCCGGGTGATCGAGATCGGCGCCGGCAACGGTCTGAACTTCGCCCACTATCCGAGTGCGGTCTCGGAGGTCGTCGCCATCGAACCGGAGCGCCTGCTGCGGAAGTTGGCGGTGGAGTCCGCGCTGCGCGCCGGGGTTCCGGTGGACGTGGTGCCGGGCGCGGCGGAGGCGCTGCCGGTCAAGAGCGAGGCCTTCGACGCGGTGGTGCTCTCGCTGGTGCTGTGCAGCGTGCGGGACGTGCCGCGGGCGCTCGGCGAGGTACGGCGGGTGCTGCGGCCCGGCGGCGTGGTGCGGTTCTTCGAGCACGGCCGGGGCGGCGGGCGCGCGATGCTCCTCACGCAGCGCGCGCTGGACCGGACGGTGTGGCCACTGGTGAGCGGCGGCTGCCATGTCTCGCGCGACCCGGTGGCGGCGCTGCGCGAGGCCGGGTTCGAACTCGGCCCCCACCGGCGGGTGATGATGCCGGAGAAGGGGCCGGTTCTCCCCAGTTCGTACTGCGTGCTGGGCACGGCGTGGCGGCCGGCGGAGGAGCAGCCGGGCTGA
- a CDS encoding fic family toxin-antitoxin system, toxin component encodes MSNLNIDLAWLLMLAEKRTPGDPQVTDWGALVAAVARHQAEIFDVPVYDSPQTRAAALLQLLIHVPALERSNALFASAVAYAYLVASGLKVVTSPEQVRDLARLVKSGEASVEDIARELGQWSL; translated from the coding sequence TTGAGCAATCTGAACATCGACCTTGCCTGGCTGCTGATGCTCGCCGAGAAGAGGACACCGGGGGACCCTCAGGTCACCGACTGGGGTGCTCTCGTCGCCGCCGTCGCCCGCCATCAGGCGGAGATCTTCGACGTCCCCGTCTACGACAGCCCGCAGACCCGCGCCGCAGCCCTGCTCCAACTACTCATCCACGTACCGGCCTTGGAGCGCTCCAACGCGCTGTTCGCCTCCGCGGTGGCCTACGCCTACCTGGTCGCCAGCGGCCTCAAGGTCGTCACCTCACCCGAGCAGGTGCGCGATCTGGCACGCCTGGTCAAGAGCGGTGAGGCCTCCGTCGAGGACATCGCGCGCGAACTGGGCCAGTGGAGTCTGTGA
- a CDS encoding antitoxin — MAKTQLNVRVDEGTARAARERALAQGMSVNRYIEELVRKDTGEVGHTFVDAAADFMKQYESVFAEEFGAEREGRR; from the coding sequence ATGGCGAAGACCCAGTTGAACGTGAGAGTCGACGAGGGCACGGCCCGCGCCGCCCGCGAACGCGCCCTGGCCCAGGGTATGAGCGTCAACCGCTACATCGAGGAACTGGTCAGAAAGGACACCGGGGAGGTCGGTCATACGTTCGTGGACGCCGCCGCCGACTTCATGAAGCAGTACGAGTCCGTCTTCGCCGAGGAGTTCGGCGCGGAGCGCGAAGGTCGTCGCTGA
- a CDS encoding ABC transporter ATP-binding protein: MSTAAAEHAPSPASADGIAARARGLTKAYGSGETTVLALDAVDVDIARGRFTAVMGPSGSGKSTLMHCLAGLDDASAGQVWLGDTEITGLKDRELARLRRDRIGFMFQSFNLIPTLNAAENITLPMDIAGKKPDKKWLDQVIDTLGLRDRLGHRPSQLSGGQQQRVACARALASRPELIFADEPTGNLDSRAGLEVLGFLREAVDQLGQTVVMVTHDPGAAAHSDLVLFLGDGRIVDEMERPTAEAVLERMRLFAGGNPQPPAEER, translated from the coding sequence TTGTCCACAGCAGCTGCGGAGCACGCCCCGAGCCCCGCGTCGGCCGACGGGATCGCGGCCCGCGCCCGCGGCCTGACCAAGGCGTACGGCTCGGGCGAGACGACGGTGCTCGCCCTCGACGCGGTGGACGTGGACATCGCGCGCGGCCGCTTCACTGCGGTCATGGGCCCGTCGGGTTCCGGGAAGTCCACGCTGATGCACTGCCTGGCGGGCCTCGACGACGCATCGGCGGGACAGGTATGGCTGGGCGACACCGAGATCACCGGGCTGAAGGACCGCGAGCTGGCCCGGCTGCGGCGGGACCGGATCGGGTTCATGTTCCAGTCGTTCAACCTCATCCCGACCCTGAACGCGGCCGAGAACATCACCCTGCCCATGGACATCGCGGGCAAGAAGCCCGACAAGAAGTGGCTGGACCAGGTCATCGACACGCTGGGACTGCGGGACCGCCTGGGTCACCGGCCCTCGCAGCTCTCCGGCGGCCAGCAGCAGCGCGTCGCCTGTGCCCGCGCGCTGGCCTCCCGGCCCGAGCTGATCTTCGCGGACGAGCCGACCGGCAATCTCGACTCGCGGGCCGGGCTCGAGGTGCTCGGCTTCCTGCGGGAGGCCGTGGACCAGCTGGGGCAGACCGTCGTCATGGTCACCCACGACCCGGGCGCCGCCGCCCACTCCGACCTGGTGCTCTTCCTGGGGGACGGCCGGATCGTGGACGAGATGGAGCGGCCGACGGCGGAGGCCGTACTGGAACGCATGCGCCTCTTTGCCGGCGGGAACCCCCAGCCCCCCGCCGAGGAGCGCTGA